The Miscanthus floridulus cultivar M001 chromosome 6, ASM1932011v1, whole genome shotgun sequence genomic interval TCCCTTTACAATATTAACcaatgtgtttttttttcttcattcgAAATGAGACCCAACTCTGCATTATTTGAGAAGACTTGTTCAACGAGTGAAAAAAGAGAGGATGCAACGACGTTGTCGAAGTGCAAAAGGTGAGCGTTACAGTGACAGACTGAACTCTACTGTACTATACGTTActaggcctgttcgcttgaacttatcagctaacctattagctagaatctacagtatttttctctcacaacgaaacAACTTCATCCGACGAACATGCCCTCCTCTCTCCGTCTGCGTTGCAATATCAAAGAATGCTCTAGTAAACAGACTGATGAATAATTTAATTCTATTTAGCACAAGCGCATCGAATTAGGTGGATGGCACGTGGGACCGTTCTCCCACCTGGCCGAGGATACGATACGAGTCCCAGATTTGGAGGGAGAGGGAAAGGGCAAAAAAACAATGGTGGGATATATATGAACAGTAGTAGTGATGACTGATTACCATCCGTGGGTTGTGGAAGCCAACTTGGCCGACATCCATGGATGGGGACTTCTTGAGATTAGACCAGGGCGTGTAGATCACCTCAACGTTGTTCATCTTGTTCCCTGCACAACAAGCACATGCAGAGAGAGCCGCGTCCAATTCAATTGCTGACACGTTTTCATGATCACGATTCACGAATAATCACCATCGGCCAAATCAATATACGTGCCAAGATAATTGAGTGGTCCCGTCCCGTGTGCAGCTCGCGCCAATAATAcacgagagagaaagaaaaggctTTCTCCTCAGTCCTCTCGCTGCAGGAAAAAGAGAGGGggagagatcgaccggtcgatgGGGGAAAAACTAGAAAAGATTCCCGCCGCCGCAACATGCAATGTGAGCTGAGGCAGGGGAGTACCCGACAGGTCACACCGTATTCTATTTTGATTCTCCCACGGGGGAGAGCATaactggggccttgtttagatcacctccaaattctaagttttttcactctcttttcattacatcaatttttagctgcttgcatggagcattaaatgtaggtaaaaaaataactaattacacagtttagttggaaatcacgagatgaatcttttgagcttagttggtccacgattggacaatatttaccaaataaaacgaaagtgctactatttatcgggttgaaattttttgcaatctaaacatggcatggactggggccttgtttagatcacctccaaattccaagttttttcactctctctctatcacatcaatttttggacgtatgcatggagcattaaatgtaggtaaaaaaaataactaattgcacagtttggttgtaaattacgagacgaatcttttaagcctagttagtccatgatcagacaaagtttgtcaaatacaaacgaaacgtgctacaatgtccagattgcaaaaatttgcaatctaaacaaggcgtgGAGATGCAGATACTCAGGCTGTCTCCACGAGACCCACTGGAAGTCCCAATATCAAAATAGATCTCCAACAGAATACCTGTAGTCTTTAACAGTATCTATATAGAAGATCTATTTTAGGTGTTAGGAGAGATATAACTCAAATCTGAGTATCTCATCTCTTGGAGACGTATTTacagaaatagtttttttttgtcttgtcGTTGGAGAAGATAAAAATGAGTATTGAAACATTTGCctatttgcctgtagcgctatcaATTGTGGAAAAAGTCGATTCTTGAAGACAGTCCTCACTGTAACTGCAACTTGGTGGCGGctaagtgcttgtttagttcccaaccaAATTCTCAAAAATGGCTACAGTAGCTATcctatcgaatcttgcgatacgtgcatggaacattaaatgtagacgaaaaaaaactaattgcacagtttagttgaaaattgcgagacgaacgttttgagcctaattagtccatgattgaacactaattgccaaataaaaacaaaagtgctatagtagccaaattcccagaattcgcgaactaaacacgcactaaATGGTCTTTACTAGAAACCTAGCTACGCCCATGAATCTTCGAGCTTCTCTCGGgtactctttttcttttgctcTTTTTTCTTGAATTTGCATGATTTATAGTACTATCAGAAACTGTGAATTATTTCGTGCCATCATTATGCTAGGTCGTCATATGAAAAAACACTGGCGGCATCTATGTTTTGTATCCTTCAAAAGTGAGTGTTGCTCTACGTCTACTAGCAGCTAGCCAAGGGGGGAAAACTACActgctaagggcctgtttggaatgcgggatttttcCCCATTCCTacgtttttcctgtgaaattgaactgattcctatgaaattcctatgtgattcctgtgaaattcctgcgttccaaacaggcctaAAAGCCTCGAATTGGCACGTACCTTGAATGGAATGAGCCTTTACGAGCTGTGCGCAGTCCTCCAATAAGCCCTCGCTGATGGTATCTATGGTCTCGCCTTTCTTTAGCCTCAAATAGACGTGTGCCGAGGATACCTTGTCCACATGGAACCTGCAGGCGCACCCAACATAGTATATTTTAGTGAGCTATTTTAGTAACTCGTTAACCCGTAAGTATATATGCTTTTGTTTGGTTAATTAGCCGAGCTATAGCAAGTATATACTACAATTCTTTTCATCTCGATTAACGTTGCCAAATACTAAAGCGCTCCAAAAACAAGATATAATACATCTCCAAGCTTGCTATATATACAAGGTGCGCGTGTGAGGACGTGAGGTCCCCTGGAGgctagtcgtcgtcgtcgtcgtagcaCTCCAGGATAAGATTTAATCACATAGCCAGCGCCCAGCAGTAAGCAAACAAAACGACTTGTACAACCGACAGAACGCGGCCAGAGGCGAGACGACGACGATGGACGTCCGACTTGGTTTGGTTTGGTCGTATCTATTGCATTGGTAGGCCGGTAGTTGGGGCGTTGGGGATGGGATGTCCACGCCAGCCTCGTCAAGGCCCAGTCACGCGTCAATCTATCCGCTCCTCGCCGCTCGCCCTCCCAGTACTGAGGAGAGCCTAGCTATTTCACCGCCGCGACACCACGTCCACGTGCTTGCCGTCACCGGCGCCGGCCTGCCCTCGCCCTCGCCTGTGGTCTCCATCTGGCTGCTTCCGCTCTGCATGCGCTAGCTGTAGCACAATGCTGCCTCTACGTATCGAAAGGGCGAGCGAGACGCGCGCGCGCAGAACACGCGTCGCGGTCGGAACCACCATTGGATCGCTATGACTAGCTAGAGCGTCGTCGCGAAGAAATCAGAGGCCGGGACCGGCTCCGCCGGGATGGAAGAACGAGCTAGCTAGCGACGTACCAGACGTCCTCGGGGAGGCCGTACTTGATGAGCTCCTCGTTCTCGTTCTTGTCGGCGCCCATGTAGATGGTGTAGTCGCCGGCGTCCGGACGCGCCTTGAAGTAGACCACCATCGTCGCTCAAACAACTCTATCTACCCTCTTCTTCTTCAGACCGGCCTCTTTATCTCTAGCTAGCTTCTACCAGCCTACCGGCTACCGTCTCTGGACTCCACCGGCGGCTGCTGTATATACAACGTCTACGTGTAGTGTATATTCAGGTGTAGCTCTGTGGCCGCGGCAAATAAAGGCTAAAGGAGCAAGCAATCAAGAAACTGCAAGAGGGAAGGGAAGCAAGGAGGAGGTTGCGTAGCAGAACTACAGCAGGCAGGGAAGGGTGCGGGGGGGCCTGTGCGGCAACGAAACAGGCGAGGGGCAGACAGGGGCGGGTATATAACGGCGTCGGGGGGGCGGCCGGACCGGGTCTCGCGGCGAAAACGCCGAGCTAGCCTCGCAAGGGGCCACGGCCGAGGAGTCGTCTTGGCGGTCATCTCACGATGGGGGGTTGGGCCTCCACGTGGAAACACGATGGATCCGATTAAAAAATTGCGGCCTTATCCCTTCGCCACTTTTGCTCTCGTTGCTCTCCCCGGCCCCTCCACTCTCGCTTTCGTTAATGTTAATCCCTCTTAATTATTATTTATCTCTCTTCGGCGGCACCAGCACCTGCTCCCCAGCCTGTGAAAGGCAGACAACCCCTGGTAATCTCGCCTGACCTGGGCCTGACATGGCAAAGCGGTTGGGATATacccgagtttttttttttgagaacaaTACTACCCGAGTTGACCTGCATAGGTTCTGTGTAACGGAAGCAATTGGTGGCGCCGTCAAAGCGCCGGATCTTTTGCGACAACGACGCCCGCTTCAGggggaattttttttatttttaacacttttttaaactaattttaaatctaacatcgtTTTTTTTAAacgaacacttttggccgcgcctattgccatggcgcggttgTGGCGTGGCGggaggctgacgtggcgacgaccggggcgctgaccagtgacgtggcagggtctgtcgcgccaccgatctttgcgcggcagtgacgcgctcCCTCCCGCCTGCCCGCGAGCCGCCCGCCCTCCCTGCCcgcagcgccgccgctgccgcgcctACACGCCGCGCGCCTCACCTGGCGTCGCCCATCGCGTCTGCCGCGCCACGCACGCCGACGCGACACGGACGCCCTTACAGCAGTTCAACCCTCTTTGAGGTAAAATTTGGTGCCTATTTCTTCGTAATCAAAACCCTCGTACCTTCACTATCCCTTTATATTAATCATTAGCCATTAGATTGAGAGATTCTTTTAAAATATACTTTAGCCGTTAATTTATCTTacattgtattattatttatatacttAAATTGTTAAATTTCTTACAATGTATTATTAATTATAGCGAAAACAAATGTCTAGTTAAAAAGCACGTGGAATATAAATCTATTTATGTGTTTTTTGTGCACTAGACATACGTATATATAGCGACAAATTTAGTTTGTTGAGTTTTTATGATTTAAATTGTTATATGCTTGTTTTCTTACATGGAAATATTAATCCAAATGATCATTTTACTCAAGCATATATTGAAAGCACTATAACCTCCAAAATCATGCACAACATCGTCGATATCGTACTGCTATGAGTCCATCATAGCATTGTGTGAAAAAAATAGACAGCttgtttaccggtaagtacttcgattcactatattcttcgaggcggttacatatgatgaaattattaatggctaattcattatcgtgttcaatgcagcaatggaacgggcatgatacactccctacagctctgtatatctagacggaagcagagttagttagagggaatgtgaggcgcaagtacagggagtacacggacggtcttgatgtcctgacacagcaccaggttacgctctctttactatcatacatgctgtcgcagaaccgaccaatttataaaagcacaagtacaatggcagcccgcaagcaatCGTACTGTCAtatttgagcccatataaacccggtagtccgtcgagtaccacgacgggtctcgataaacgatccacaaacaaccaagatcgtacatgattcaacatacatgtcacatgttacataaagttcacagatatatttctatcatcagagtatgaaacaaagttattacaaaccaagtttgatagataatagcggaagcaaattaagttgaaAGTAGTTTTTCCAACATAGTTAATATAGTGCCAAtatacgatcatagtccacaaaagcatataaaaggattaataaagaagcctgcccaaggcttactcctcatccacagcgggatagaagcaactcttgcaataaccatgatatattgtgccatctgcaacaatggaaaataaaactctgagtacgagaaggtactcagctagacttacccgtcataaaccagaaataaaatgactccaagtaTTATGCAAagctgtataagtggatataccttgacaacattttacataaaaaacgattaactcagttatacaattataattctgttatcaagttaattatgactatccatctctaaattagcaactatcctgtgccaaacatatggtaaaTTATTTtaggagcatacaatagtaaccatagcaggtatagaaatttcatgtttatctgaaccatcatattctataatacaattactacgaggttggagctagccaagcttctcactgtccgggagagacggaGATTCGAATcgttttcaaccagctaggaatttattcctaacataaacccgggtctaccagccacggtagccttaggtcacctttggtacaactcaagtacacatttcgtgggttcgcccagcgccgcacaatcagggacaccaaatgccaggacgttcaggctcagcctgcccttgggcttagtctggctccccgcacatccttactaacatccagagtgtgcactcttacagagcggggcccggtctgagttgagctactcggatttgcggtcggaacaagttatccggccagctaagtgatagacatgcgttcaatcttgtcaaaaggtccaacaacggtacggtccttaattggcacagacggaatcacatgagtcaacctaccatagactccgtctggcctcgatttacattaccccatggttcttttccacgatagcaaatatagccaatcgtgcttcggtatccacctatatctcgcaggtgacaggaaatcacccgacttctaccggtctaagcatggctaagcatatattcgatcctagacctatatagggttaaaggtatatttctagacaaggaaaataTATGCATCGAGGGGTTCCAGTCAACTCTTATaatctaatgcatcaatcataaaggactcgagtaatattttgtaaaacactgggagacttagaatgctccgggccttgcctttcagaaaagaagtggggcggtgctcagggcactccggaagctcttctggggtctgctcctcgccttcagaAGCTGCGGCTTGagaaatctcctgctggtccccttcctctccttcgttgaattccagcaacgttatctcctctgtcgatcctagatgcatgaatatggcataagatattgtgaatgcatatatgctgacaagtatagtatgatgatacatgatgaatgcattcttgtaagtattcttaacagcatggtgttaaagtaataacaagtgtatcacattttactgagtatgtgcatatctcttcttgattacttaatcaaatacttcaacaatttatttactataccataaatagtagctacttgttttactcataactgaagctCTACTTATCTaaatgctgtgatcttagactttctggaaagattataaaattatctacaactcttatttaatcaccaaaagctaattcgcaatctatcttaaccaaaataggcaatcaatccagtgctgtccagaaattccagagagcaagcatttcggaatactaactttaaatagctataactcctaaaccctttggtctATTGttctgaaattttgacacaagatatatgaagaagttacctacaattttgttattaaccatttttacagtaaacatcatttttactatgcaacataccaaaccacagaatctgtccaaaaactcttctcacccgaattataaagcaacgatatttctattgcatataaccattccaaatttgacctcaccaatcataccaacagtacaaggacatcaaatacactcaagaaaacataatgtccatgcccaaactatttatttaaatgcatttatcaatttactaagatacttaggttaaataataaacatatacaaaagtgcatcataaattctcagaaaattacagtagactactaatgctcacaataggctactgtggaaatttcataccatttgcacatgtataacatcctatgcaaaaatgataagctagcaagggttattttagtgaaaatgatAAACCCTATAgagaagtgtcaagcaacagattttctattttttctagcttcatattagtgccatactactgtacaaaaatttgcatagcaatatattacatatttttatccctacaaatttccttagaaaatgccatttattaataaataaatagaaagaccatacttAAATCAAGTTTATagcaagcttattatttttcttagctagagcatgtcaatacaaaacccacaaaattggaatcatatttttatcatttttctagctcaagatatcaaatttacaaaatagtaaaCATACAAAAAACATTTATCTAAACACATttaaatcaccatgaaaaatactagaaaatgcacatttcatatttttataaaaaactacacaTCCTAAGACAtagaacaaaatttggttcacaagatttggatctctacaactctatttatcatttttttcaaagtttgcatcaaatctgaaaacaggtgaactagctttctccatcgagtcactgacagctggggccctcggttcagtcgaccccacacgtcagcgatAGCAAAACAGAGCGCGGCACGGGACAACCAGAATTCACCAACGACGACCCTCTCCGGCGATGGCATCAACCCAACCGTGATCTCCATGACCTCCCGCACCTATTGAGCTGACAAGCTGGACCTATTGCCGGAGCTAAGCACGGCAGCGGCGTCAATGGCGGCACAGCAGAGCAGGACGACGGCGCTACACCAGCGGTGACCGCGACGACTCGATCTAATGAGTCTACGAGCCGCTACACACGACGGCGGTTCTAGAGCACCAACCACTACGGCGAAAGGCGGTCGGAGGCGGTacggccacgacgacggagtacggcggcggaggtggcgcggtgctcggcGGAGGTGGCGTAGTGCTCGGCGGAGGTGGCGCGGTGCTCAGCGAaggtggcgcggtgctcggcGAATGGGGTGGCCGGCAATGGTGACGACGACGCTGTCCGCTGCTGTGGGTGGGCGGAGGAAGAGCGCGGGGATGGAGCGGGCGAGTGCGGGGCGTGTTGTAGTGCGCTCtagcccgacgtggcctggctgGT includes:
- the LOC136456565 gene encoding uncharacterized protein; its protein translation is MVVYFKARPDAGDYTIYMGADKNENEELIKYGLPEDVWFHVDKVSSAHVYLRLKKGETIDTISEGLLEDCAQLVKAHSIQGNKMNNVEVIYTPWSNLKKSPSMDVGQVGFHNPRMVHVLTVEKRVNEIINRLNKTRVERRADLKAEKEASNATEKAERKMQLKEKKRKEEMERLEKEKWAEMRSYKGLMVAEKMTSNRQIASAGKSMQEMEDEFV